A genomic region of Eucalyptus grandis isolate ANBG69807.140 chromosome 5, ASM1654582v1, whole genome shotgun sequence contains the following coding sequences:
- the LOC104445359 gene encoding B3 domain-containing protein Os07g0563300, with the protein MAKIYERKVRYELFKISKKWVAFSLSLSLYLYLAGGIRRRSAAARICRGNAIRGSLSPASCASESSCSADQDLTAEELEDMPPDDNPAPYKKAKAPKQENMEALEGLHTLANLAILGEGEVLPSSSSSSQATTKHPRHRPGCSCIVCIQPPVERAQNTSNMHM; encoded by the exons ATGGCCAAAATCTATGAACGAAAAGTCAGGTATGAATTGTTCAAAATCAGCAAAAAATGGGttgccttttcc ctctctctctctctctatctctatctcgcCGGCGGGATTCGTCGCCGATCTGCGGCCGCACGGATTTGCAGAGGGAACGCGATACGGGGATCTCTCTCGCCTGCCTCGTGCGCATCGGA ATCATCCTGCTCTGCGGATCAAGACTTGACAGCAGAAGAGCTTGAAGATATGCCACCTGATGATAATCCAG CACCTTATAAGAAAGCCAAGGCTCCTAAACAAGAGAATATGGAAGCATTGGAGGGGCTGCATACTCTCGCCAACCTAGCAATCTTAGGAGAAGGCGAGGTGctcccatcatcttcttcatcatctcaagccacaacaAAGCACCCTCGACACCGACCAGGGTGTTCGTGTATTGTTTGTATACAACCCCCAGTGGAAAGGGCCCAAAACACAAGCAACATGCACATGTAA